The DNA region CCTTAATCAAGGCAATCAATTGCGACACAATCGAAGGTGCCATAGACCGCACAGCTTGTGGTAATAAAATATATACCAAGGTTTGAACACGGGTTAAGCCGGTTGAAATCCCTGCTTCTGCCTGCCCTTTTGGAATAGCATTCAATCCACCACGAATAATTTCTGAAATCATGGCTGATTCAAATATGGTCAAGGCCCCTACTGCTGCCCAGAAAATATTTAAGCGAATCCCTAATTGTGGCAAAGCAAAATAAGTAAAGAAGATAATCAATAGTAAAGGTAAGTTACGAATAATATCGACAACTAGCCCTAAAGCTTTAGATAAAATTGGAATCCCCATAAAACGGACAACCCCAAAAATACCACCTAAAATTAACGAGAATATGATAGCGTAAAACGTTACTTGAAGCGTAACC from Aerococcus urinaeequi includes:
- a CDS encoding amino acid ABC transporter permease → MDFAGAFQWMNIQFLLDGLWVTLQVTFYAIIFSLILGGIFGVVRFMGIPILSKALGLVVDIIRNLPLLLIIFFTYFALPQLGIRLNIFWAAVGALTIFESAMISEIIRGGLNAIPKGQAEAGISTGLTRVQTLVYILLPQAVRSMAPSIVSQLIALIKDTSLATIISLPELTHNAKIIYNQNTAYVIPMFVVMTFLYWLVCYTLSKFSKYLSNRRSNKATAKDGALKTPA